A section of the Rhizomicrobium sp. genome encodes:
- a CDS encoding alpha/beta fold hydrolase — protein MRQVVFLLPGLLCDSAVWRAQATWLAERHDVRVPHFFGYDSIPAMARSVLAMAPPRFALAGHSMGARVAIEIARQAPERVERLALLDTGVHDVRPGEREGRQELVDLAHAQGMEALAARWIPPMLAPAADPGLMAEISAMVCRATPLIFARQIRALLTRPSAQAVLPGIACPVDVIVGRQDGWSPVSQHEEIVALVPGARMTVIEDCGHMAPLEQPAAVGDILAAWLNREG, from the coding sequence ATGAGGCAGGTAGTATTTCTGCTACCAGGATTGCTGTGCGACAGCGCTGTCTGGCGTGCGCAGGCAACATGGCTGGCCGAACGCCACGACGTCCGCGTGCCGCATTTCTTCGGCTACGATTCCATTCCGGCGATGGCCCGGTCCGTCCTGGCCATGGCGCCGCCGCGCTTCGCCCTGGCCGGCCACTCCATGGGCGCCCGCGTCGCGATCGAGATCGCCCGCCAGGCGCCCGAACGCGTCGAGCGGCTCGCCCTGCTCGACACCGGCGTGCACGACGTGCGTCCCGGCGAGCGGGAAGGGCGGCAGGAACTCGTCGATCTCGCCCATGCGCAAGGGATGGAAGCGCTCGCCGCGCGCTGGATCCCGCCCATGCTGGCGCCCGCCGCCGACCCGGGCCTGATGGCGGAAATCTCCGCCATGGTCTGCCGCGCCACGCCGCTCATCTTCGCGCGCCAGATCCGCGCCCTGCTCACGCGTCCGTCGGCCCAGGCCGTGCTGCCCGGCATCGCCTGTCCCGTCGACGTCATCGTCGGCCGGCAGGATGGCTGGAGTCCGGTATCCCAGCACGAGGAGATCGTGGCGCTGGTGCCCGGCGCGCGGATGACGGTCATCGAGGATTGCGGCCATATGGCGCCGCTGGAACAACCGGCGGCGGTCGGCGATATCTTGGCCGCCTGGCTCAACAGGGAAGGATAG
- a CDS encoding 3-keto-5-aminohexanoate cleavage protein gives MSNKVIITCAVTGSSPVPDHPDFPKSNEQVANAALEAGEAGASIIHVHVRKPDGSQSVDFEDYEEVYNRIRQKNNELIINLTTGPGCNWIQSDEDPMMPGPGAQVFTAEKRLEHIERLRPEMCTLDICTMQIFGTVAINTKKMMTKMGHMIRDMGVKPEIEVFDTGDLVFADDLIADGVLDGPGVFSVVMGTKYGIPADPEAMIYCKNRLPKGAIWQGFGISKHTWAMAAQSVILGGNVRTGFEDSTYLGPGRQARSNGTMVMQAAELVERLGREVATPREARKQLGLPH, from the coding sequence GTGTCGAACAAGGTCATCATCACCTGCGCCGTCACGGGATCGTCTCCCGTACCCGATCATCCGGATTTCCCCAAGTCCAACGAGCAGGTCGCCAACGCGGCGCTCGAGGCGGGGGAGGCCGGCGCCTCGATCATCCACGTCCATGTCCGCAAGCCGGACGGCTCGCAGTCGGTGGATTTCGAGGACTATGAAGAGGTCTACAACCGCATCCGGCAGAAGAACAACGAGCTGATCATCAATCTCACGACCGGTCCCGGCTGCAACTGGATCCAGTCGGACGAGGACCCGATGATGCCCGGCCCCGGCGCCCAGGTGTTCACCGCCGAGAAGCGGCTGGAGCATATCGAGCGCCTGCGTCCGGAAATGTGCACGCTCGACATCTGCACCATGCAGATCTTCGGCACGGTGGCGATCAACACCAAGAAGATGATGACCAAGATGGGTCACATGATCCGCGACATGGGCGTCAAGCCGGAGATCGAGGTGTTCGACACCGGCGACCTGGTCTTCGCGGACGACCTCATCGCGGACGGCGTGCTCGACGGCCCCGGCGTCTTTTCCGTCGTGATGGGCACCAAATACGGCATCCCCGCCGATCCCGAAGCGATGATCTATTGCAAGAACCGCCTGCCCAAGGGCGCGATCTGGCAGGGCTTCGGCATCTCCAAGCACACCTGGGCGATGGCGGCGCAGTCGGTGATCCTGGGCGGCAATGTCCGCACCGGCTTCGAGGATTCGACCTATCTCGGACCGGGCCGGCAGGCGCGCTCCAACGGCACCATGGTGATGCAGGCCGCCGAGCTGGTGGAGCGCCTCGGCCGCGAGGTCGCGACGCCCCGCGAGGCGCGCAAGCAATTGGGACTGCCTCACTAG
- a CDS encoding nuclear transport factor 2 family protein, translating into MTTGELSVSERVAISQDCVALLFRFAKLNDDRDADGLAELFVADGVFRRPTLPDQPYEGREAIRAGFRAKPANLLTRHVICNPFVTVLSANEARADSYILLYTAAIEPGAKLPVPANAKQLLGAFEDVIVRDGDGVWKFKDRKGSLAMTIGG; encoded by the coding sequence ATGACGACGGGCGAACTCTCGGTGTCGGAGCGCGTGGCAATATCGCAGGACTGCGTCGCGCTTCTCTTTCGTTTCGCGAAATTGAACGACGACCGCGACGCGGACGGGCTGGCGGAGCTGTTCGTGGCCGACGGCGTGTTTCGCCGCCCCACGCTGCCCGACCAGCCTTATGAGGGTCGCGAAGCGATCCGCGCCGGCTTTCGCGCGAAGCCCGCGAACCTGCTCACCCGCCATGTCATCTGCAATCCGTTCGTCACCGTCTTGAGCGCGAACGAGGCGCGGGCCGACAGCTACATCCTGCTCTACACCGCGGCGATCGAGCCGGGCGCGAAACTTCCCGTGCCGGCGAACGCCAAGCAGCTTCTGGGCGCCTTCGAAGACGTGATCGTGCGGGACGGCGACGGGGTGTGGAAGTTCAAGGACCGCAAGGGCTCCCTGGCGATGACGATCGGCGGGTAG
- a CDS encoding cobalamin-independent methionine synthase II family protein — protein sequence MRHSGDKILTTHVGSLPRSQTLVDALLRKDRGEADAAFDGVVRDAVFDAVARQKQAGVDVPSDGEQSKVSYSTYMMDRLTGFGGDNERRVALDLKDYPEFRQKMARMTGTQEFRRSSCIGPVAVKDLGPLHTDIENLKAAAQKNGVAEAFMNSASPGLVTAFQPNQFYPTHEAYLAAIAEAMKAEYRTIVDSGLLLQLDCPDLAMAAHIAFQDLSEADFLKRAELHVEAMNHALDGIDASRVRMHICWGNYEGPHDHDIAVDKLFGAIAKAKPQAILFEGANVRHEHEWAAWRNAPIPDDKILVPGMIDTCSNYVEHPELVAQRIERWVDIVGRERVIAGTDCGFGTFAGYGKLDPAIAYKKLGALSEGAEIASKRLRKAA from the coding sequence ATGCGTCATAGCGGCGATAAAATCCTGACCACCCATGTCGGCAGCCTGCCGCGTTCGCAGACGCTGGTGGACGCGCTCCTGCGCAAGGATCGCGGCGAGGCGGACGCCGCGTTCGACGGCGTGGTGCGCGACGCGGTGTTCGACGCGGTCGCGCGGCAGAAGCAGGCCGGCGTCGATGTGCCGAGCGACGGCGAGCAGAGCAAGGTCAGCTATTCGACCTATATGATGGACCGGCTGACCGGCTTCGGCGGCGACAATGAGCGGCGCGTGGCGCTCGACCTCAAGGACTATCCGGAATTCCGCCAGAAGATGGCGCGGATGACCGGCACGCAGGAATTCCGCCGCTCGTCCTGCATCGGGCCGGTCGCGGTGAAAGACCTGGGTCCGCTGCACACCGACATCGAAAACCTCAAGGCCGCGGCGCAGAAGAACGGCGTGGCCGAGGCGTTCATGAACTCCGCCTCGCCCGGCCTCGTCACCGCGTTCCAGCCGAACCAATTCTATCCGACGCACGAGGCCTATCTGGCGGCGATCGCGGAGGCGATGAAGGCGGAATACCGCACCATCGTGGATTCGGGCCTGCTGCTGCAGCTCGACTGTCCCGATCTCGCGATGGCGGCGCATATCGCCTTCCAGGACCTGAGCGAGGCGGACTTCCTCAAGCGCGCCGAACTGCATGTCGAGGCGATGAACCATGCGCTCGACGGCATCGATGCGTCGCGGGTTCGCATGCACATCTGCTGGGGCAATTACGAGGGGCCGCACGACCACGACATCGCGGTCGACAAGCTGTTCGGCGCCATCGCCAAGGCCAAGCCCCAGGCGATCCTGTTCGAGGGCGCCAATGTGCGGCACGAGCACGAATGGGCCGCCTGGCGGAACGCGCCGATCCCGGATGACAAGATCCTGGTGCCCGGCATGATCGATACCTGCAGCAACTATGTCGAGCATCCCGAGCTGGTGGCGCAGCGCATCGAACGCTGGGTCGACATCGTGGGCCGCGAGCGCGTGATCGCCGGCACCGATTGCGGCTTCGGGACCTTCGCCGGCTACGGCAAGCTCGATCCCGCTATCGCGTACAAGAAGCTGGGCGCCCTGAGCGAGGGGGCCGAGATCGCGTCGAAGCGGCTGCGCAAGGCGGCGTAG
- a CDS encoding GMC family oxidoreductase N-terminal domain-containing protein — MAADNFDFIVVGAGSAGCVLANRLSADPKNTVLLLEAGGDDRPLHNLKQFWSNVMIHTPIGFGKTLNDPKVNWLYETEIDEGSGGRRHKWPKGKVLGGSSSINGLLYIRGQSADYDGWRQMGCEGWSYQDVLPYFRRAEHQERGDDDFHGTGGPLNVSDITEKNEISRALLDAAIEAGIPRNDDINGGDQEGATWFQLTVKNGRRHSTAVGYLHPVMVRKNLRVETEAQTTRVLFEGKRAVGVEYVQHGEKKIAKCRREVILAAGAVASPQLLEVSGIGRGEVLQKAGVPVLHELPGVGENLQDHYMIGCQWRLKPECATVNELSRGLPLLKEILKYGFQRKGLLTFAVAHVVAFLKSRAELAHPDLQFHMMAASMDLEILGKTQALVLEKEPGLTCTPCQVRPESRGSVHIKSADATVYPAIVPNYLADPADKQAAIAGLDWARKIMGQPAIAKYLAAPGDPFGDTDESKIAYAKLAGATLYHAVGTAKMGHDSMAVVDPQLRVHGIEGLRVVDASIMPRIASGNTNAPTIMIAEKAADMILGKSVAAAAA; from the coding sequence ATGGCTGCGGATAATTTCGATTTCATCGTCGTCGGCGCGGGCAGCGCGGGCTGCGTGCTCGCCAACCGGCTGTCGGCCGATCCGAAGAACACGGTCCTGCTTCTGGAGGCGGGCGGCGACGACCGGCCGCTGCACAATCTCAAGCAGTTCTGGTCGAACGTGATGATCCACACGCCCATCGGCTTCGGCAAGACGCTGAACGATCCGAAGGTGAACTGGCTCTACGAGACCGAGATCGACGAGGGCTCGGGCGGGCGCCGGCACAAATGGCCCAAGGGCAAGGTGCTGGGCGGCTCGTCCTCGATCAACGGCCTGCTCTATATCCGCGGCCAGTCGGCGGATTACGACGGCTGGCGCCAGATGGGCTGCGAAGGCTGGTCCTACCAGGACGTGCTGCCCTATTTCCGCCGCGCCGAGCACCAGGAACGCGGCGACGACGATTTCCACGGCACGGGAGGGCCGCTCAACGTCTCCGACATCACCGAGAAGAACGAGATTTCCCGGGCGCTGCTCGACGCGGCCATCGAGGCCGGCATCCCGCGCAACGACGACATCAATGGCGGCGACCAGGAAGGCGCCACCTGGTTCCAGCTCACGGTGAAGAACGGCCGGCGCCATTCCACCGCGGTCGGCTATCTGCATCCCGTGATGGTCCGCAAGAACCTGCGCGTCGAGACCGAGGCGCAGACCACGCGGGTCCTGTTCGAAGGCAAGCGCGCCGTCGGCGTCGAATACGTCCAGCACGGCGAGAAGAAGATCGCCAAATGCCGGCGCGAGGTGATCCTCGCCGCCGGTGCCGTCGCCTCGCCGCAGCTCCTCGAAGTCTCCGGCATCGGCCGCGGCGAGGTGCTGCAGAAGGCGGGCGTGCCGGTGCTGCACGAGCTTCCCGGGGTCGGCGAGAACCTCCAGGATCATTACATGATCGGCTGCCAGTGGCGGCTGAAGCCCGAATGCGCCACGGTCAACGAGCTGTCGCGCGGTCTGCCGCTCTTGAAGGAGATCCTGAAATACGGTTTCCAGCGCAAGGGCCTGCTGACCTTCGCCGTCGCCCATGTCGTGGCGTTCCTGAAATCGCGCGCCGAGCTGGCGCACCCCGACCTGCAATTCCACATGATGGCGGCGTCGATGGATCTGGAGATCCTCGGCAAGACCCAGGCGCTGGTCCTGGAGAAGGAGCCCGGTCTCACCTGCACGCCGTGCCAGGTGCGCCCGGAATCGCGCGGCAGCGTGCACATCAAGTCGGCGGACGCGACGGTCTATCCCGCCATCGTGCCGAACTATCTCGCCGATCCGGCCGACAAGCAGGCGGCGATAGCCGGCCTCGATTGGGCGCGCAAGATCATGGGCCAGCCGGCCATAGCCAAATATCTCGCCGCGCCGGGCGATCCCTTCGGCGACACCGACGAGAGCAAGATCGCCTATGCCAAGCTCGCCGGCGCCACGCTCTATCACGCCGTCGGCACGGCGAAGATGGGGCATGATTCGATGGCGGTGGTCGATCCGCAATTGCGCGTCCACGGGATCGAGGGCCTGCGCGTGGTCGACGCCTCGATCATGCCGCGCATCGCGTCGGGCAACACCAACGCGCCGACCATCATGATCGCGGAGAAGGCGGCGGACATGATCCTGGGCAAGAGCGTGGCCGCGGCGGCGGCTTAA
- a CDS encoding gallate dioxygenase: MARIIGGIGTSHVPTIAMAYDRKKQNEPAWAPMFEGYKPVADWLAEKKPDVLVTFFNDHASSFFFDLYPTFAIGIGDAFEVADEGGGKRPLPAIRGNLELSIHLAEQLVNDEFDIATFFDRPLDHGVFSPLPLLMPHDPAWPAALVPVSVNVVQYPLPTARRCYKLGQAVRRAVESFPQDLKVVIVGTGGLSHQVHGERAGFNNENWDREFMELFVRAPEKLLDMTHADFVRLGGAESVEIIMWLAMRGALPGRLRTLHESYYLATSTAMAVGLYEEIRP; the protein is encoded by the coding sequence ATGGCACGCATTATCGGAGGCATCGGGACGTCGCACGTACCGACGATCGCCATGGCCTACGACAGGAAGAAGCAGAACGAGCCGGCCTGGGCGCCGATGTTCGAGGGCTATAAGCCGGTGGCCGACTGGCTGGCGGAGAAAAAGCCCGACGTGCTGGTGACGTTCTTCAACGACCATGCGAGCAGCTTCTTCTTCGATCTCTACCCGACCTTCGCGATCGGCATCGGCGATGCGTTCGAGGTGGCGGACGAAGGCGGCGGCAAGCGGCCGCTGCCGGCGATCAGGGGCAATCTCGAGCTTTCGATCCACCTGGCGGAGCAACTGGTCAACGACGAGTTCGACATCGCGACCTTCTTCGACCGGCCGCTGGACCACGGCGTGTTCTCGCCGCTGCCCCTGCTGATGCCGCACGATCCGGCCTGGCCGGCGGCGCTGGTGCCGGTGTCGGTGAACGTCGTGCAATATCCGCTGCCGACGGCGCGGCGCTGCTACAAGCTCGGCCAGGCGGTGCGCCGCGCCGTCGAATCCTTTCCGCAGGACCTGAAGGTCGTGATCGTGGGGACGGGCGGGCTGTCGCATCAGGTGCATGGCGAGCGCGCCGGCTTCAACAACGAAAACTGGGACCGCGAGTTCATGGAGCTGTTCGTGCGCGCGCCCGAAAAGCTGCTCGACATGACGCATGCCGATTTCGTGCGGCTGGGCGGCGCCGAAAGCGTCGAGATCATCATGTGGCTGGCGATGCGCGGCGCCCTGCCGGGTCGGCTGCGCACCCTGCACGAAAGCTATTATCTCGCGACCTCCACCGCGATGGCGGTCGGCCTGTACGAGGAAATCCGCCCATGA
- a CDS encoding beta-etherase: MAKDNTITLFDLQLASGCTISPFVWATKYALKHKGFDIDIVPGGFTGIQERTKGFADRVPVIVDDGHWVKDSWDIAEYLDKTYPDRPMLIEGDSMKVLTKFIDAWLWATAIRPWFSCYILDYHDLSLPQDHAYVRESRETMFLQGRKLEDVQAGREERLPLVPPELEPFRVLLKDTKWLGGDKPNYADYRALAVFLWTASVAKIPPLYADDPLKDWIDRGFDLYGGLGRHPGMHTLFGLPKPEAKAA, encoded by the coding sequence ATGGCCAAGGACAACACGATCACGCTCTTCGATCTTCAGCTCGCGAGCGGCTGCACCATCAGCCCCTTCGTCTGGGCGACGAAATACGCGCTGAAGCACAAGGGCTTCGACATCGACATCGTGCCCGGCGGCTTCACCGGCATCCAGGAGCGCACCAAGGGCTTCGCCGACCGCGTGCCGGTCATCGTCGACGACGGCCATTGGGTGAAGGACAGCTGGGACATCGCCGAATATCTCGACAAGACCTATCCCGACCGGCCGATGCTGATCGAAGGCGACAGCATGAAGGTGCTGACCAAATTCATCGACGCCTGGCTCTGGGCGACCGCCATCCGGCCGTGGTTCTCCTGCTACATCCTCGATTACCACGATCTGTCGCTGCCGCAGGACCATGCCTATGTCCGCGAAAGCCGCGAGACGATGTTCCTGCAGGGCCGCAAGCTGGAAGACGTCCAGGCGGGCCGGGAAGAGCGCCTGCCGCTGGTGCCGCCGGAGCTCGAACCCTTCCGCGTCCTCTTGAAGGACACCAAATGGCTCGGCGGCGACAAGCCGAACTACGCGGATTATCGCGCGCTCGCCGTGTTCCTGTGGACCGCGTCCGTCGCGAAAATCCCGCCGCTTTATGCCGACGATCCGCTCAAGGACTGGATCGACCGCGGCTTCGATCTCTATGGCGGCCTCGGCCGCCATCCCGGCATGCACACTCTTTTCGGCCTTCCCAAGCCAGAGGCCAAGGCCGCCTGA
- a CDS encoding MFS transporter, with the protein MVNVANAELIEGPQEIDTAPPEMEGDFSPRKLKIVAGIIVGQSFGTSILPYSALMLMLMPLTRQFGWTAAQFSVAVTFLFMAGAVSLWPIGRLADKFGIRPVLLGGTLMVGLVTLGMAFQTASLWQFYAYYALLGVFGSTGVTYTKVVAALFTQHRGKAMAILTAETTLARAGIPLVVNWLLLNEGWQTMYIVFGAAILLCVPVLFFTIEEPGEHGTAGKFSWRKSKTAASDAPPMPKPDLPGMTIKQALRDPVFWLSTLAAFIGLFIFNGMFPHIVPALVGKGFSQTTVVELQSSSTVIAFAGALVGGWAVDRFQTPKIAVPICLVASLGAFLTIIVSPSVGGVPLLAAILILGSLSFNALFPMGNYFATRFFGLGSLTEIVAVQFMVTNLFAGFSAPLFGWIFDTTHSYNTVFLITTVLNLVVALIWLVMPKYRYAANIGQAAAPVKRA; encoded by the coding sequence ATGGTCAACGTCGCCAATGCGGAGCTCATCGAGGGACCGCAGGAGATCGACACCGCGCCGCCGGAGATGGAAGGCGATTTCTCGCCGCGCAAGCTGAAGATCGTCGCCGGCATCATCGTCGGGCAGAGCTTCGGCACCTCCATCCTGCCCTATAGCGCGCTGATGCTGATGCTGATGCCGCTGACGCGCCAGTTCGGCTGGACCGCGGCGCAGTTCTCCGTGGCGGTGACGTTCCTGTTCATGGCCGGTGCGGTAAGCCTGTGGCCGATCGGGCGGCTGGCGGACAAGTTCGGCATAAGGCCGGTGCTGCTCGGCGGCACGCTGATGGTGGGCCTGGTGACGCTCGGCATGGCGTTCCAGACCGCGAGCCTGTGGCAGTTCTATGCCTATTACGCGCTGCTCGGCGTCTTCGGCTCGACGGGCGTGACCTACACGAAAGTCGTCGCGGCGCTGTTCACGCAGCATCGCGGCAAGGCGATGGCGATATTGACCGCGGAGACCACGCTGGCGCGCGCCGGCATCCCGCTCGTGGTGAACTGGCTCCTGCTGAACGAGGGCTGGCAGACCATGTACATCGTGTTCGGCGCGGCGATCCTTCTCTGCGTGCCGGTGCTGTTCTTCACCATCGAGGAGCCGGGCGAGCACGGCACGGCCGGCAAATTCTCCTGGCGCAAGTCCAAGACGGCCGCGTCGGACGCGCCGCCGATGCCGAAGCCCGACCTGCCGGGCATGACCATCAAGCAGGCGCTGCGCGATCCGGTGTTCTGGCTGTCGACGCTGGCCGCGTTCATCGGCCTCTTCATCTTCAACGGCATGTTCCCGCATATCGTGCCGGCGCTGGTCGGCAAGGGCTTCTCGCAGACCACGGTGGTGGAGCTGCAGTCGAGCTCGACGGTGATCGCCTTCGCCGGCGCCCTCGTCGGTGGCTGGGCGGTGGACCGCTTCCAGACGCCCAAGATCGCCGTGCCGATCTGCCTGGTCGCGTCGCTGGGCGCCTTCCTCACGATAATCGTGTCGCCGAGCGTGGGCGGCGTGCCGCTCCTGGCGGCGATCCTGATCCTGGGCTCGCTGTCGTTCAACGCGCTGTTCCCGATGGGCAACTACTTCGCGACGCGGTTCTTCGGGCTGGGCTCGCTCACCGAGATCGTGGCGGTGCAGTTCATGGTGACCAACCTCTTCGCCGGGTTCAGCGCGCCCCTGTTCGGCTGGATCTTCGACACCACGCATTCCTACAACACCGTGTTCCTGATCACGACGGTGCTGAATCTTGTGGTGGCGCTGATCTGGCTGGTAATGCCGAAATACCGCTACGCCGCGAACATCGGCCAAGCGGCGGCGCCGGTGAAGAGGGCATAG